The Clostridium beijerinckii genomic sequence GGTTATAACAATTTTAGGGTTAAAAATAATGAAGTGATATACAAAGTTGAGGATAGTTTCTTATTTAAACTAAAGGCTCCTGAGGGCACAGAAATTGAATTTAGAGATAAAAATGAAATATAGATTTCATTTTAAAGGAACTCTGTAGCCCTATGGAAGCAAATGTAATAGAATAGAGGTAAAATGCATCTAAGAGTTCATTAGAGCAATTAAGATTCTAATAAAGAATTATGAATATAATTATTTTTGTAGTTAAAAAACAATAATATATAATGTTTATTTGAGGAGATTGATAGCAAACGCCAACTTATATTCATATCTTACCTAAGAATAATAGTTTTAGGTGGTATGAATGAAAAAAAGCTTTGGGACAGTTTTAAATTGTATTGACGGAAGGACTCAGATTCCAGTAATAAATTGGATAAAAGAAAATTTTAATGTGGAGTATGTAGATTTAATAACTGAGCCTGGAATGGATAAGATAGTGTCAGAAGGGAATCCGTTTTATTCAAGTAGATTAAAAGATAAGATTAATATTTCGGTTAAAGCTCATAAATCCAAAATAATTGGATTGGTAGGCCATTATGACTGTGCTGCGAATCCAGTGGATGCTGAGGTTCATTATAGGCAAATAGAAGAAGCTACAAATTTGATTAAAAATTGGAATTTTTCAGTTGATACAATAGTTGGTTTATGGGTAGATGAGTTTTGGGAAGTACATGTCATTAGCTTGTATAAAAGAATTTAAATATAGAACATATATAAATTAGGAGCAGATGGTACTTAATCTGCTCCTGTTTTTGATGCACAAATATATTAACTACAAAGATTTAAGATATAACAAGTATAAACTAAAAAGTGTATACAAAAAATTAT encodes the following:
- a CDS encoding carbonic anhydrase, giving the protein MKKSFGTVLNCIDGRTQIPVINWIKENFNVEYVDLITEPGMDKIVSEGNPFYSSRLKDKINISVKAHKSKIIGLVGHYDCAANPVDAEVHYRQIEEATNLIKNWNFSVDTIVGLWVDEFWEVHVISLYKRI